Within the Herbaspirillum sp. RTI4 genome, the region TGGCGTTCAGGTTGGAATATCCAGATACCGTTCGTCCTGAGTAGGGATGAAATCCCGTATCGAAGGATCCGGCTGCAAGCCGGTCAAACTGCGCAGCCTGCACCGCCTGACATACAATACGAGCCAGTCAATATTCCGTCGCATCACCATTGTCCAGGAGCATGCATGAAACCGAGAACAACCATGAAACCTGCCCTGCTACTGACCGCCCTGCTGTGCATCCTGTGCCTGTGCGCTGCGCTGTATTTGCAAATCGTTGAAGAAATGGCTCCCTGCCCGCTGTGCATTATCCAGCGCTATATTTACGCCCTGATCGCCATCCTCTGCCTGCTCGGCGCTTTTCTGCCGACGGGCGTTGCGCGCGTCGCTGGCAATCTGGCCGGGCTGCTGGCACTGGGCGGTGTCGGCGCGGCAGGCTGGCATATCTGGGTCAAGGCGCATCCGGGCACTACCTGCGGCGTCGATCCATTGGAAACACCGCTCAATCAATTGCCCACTGCCAAATTATTCCCGGCTCTGTTTCAGGTCGATGGCTTGTGCACGACCGACTATGGAACGACCCTGGGCTTGTCGGTGCCGCAATGGTCGCTGCTCGGTTTCGTTCTGGTCTCCATCGTCTTGCTGGTTGCGCTGGCGCGTCAGCGCTAAGTCGGCCGGGCCATGGCTGACGAATCCCTGCCGGATAATTTGAACAATGCGCGGGCAAACACGCCGATCAACAGCGGCGAACAAAGTCTCACCGCACTGCTGCAAGCTGTGCCACTCATACCGTTGGAAAAACGCATCCTGGCCAGCCATGTGCTGGGCTGGACGCGTATCCAACTCATCACCCGCTCGGAAGAGCTGATCGCCGCTGCCGATGCAGAACAGCTTTCTGCCCTCTTCCAGCGTCGCCTCGCAGGTGAACCCATCGCCTATCTGGTTGGTCAGCGTGAATTTTACGGACTCGATTTTGAAGTCACGCCAGCGGTGCTGATTCCGCGCCCCGATACCGAATTGCTGGTGGAACTGGCACTGACGCATCTGCCCCCTGCCGGCAAGTTGCTCGACATGGGTACCGGCTCCGGCGCGATTGCGGTGGCCATTGCGCATACCCGTCCCGATGCGCAAATCAGCGCGCTCGATGCCAGCGCAACGGCGCTGGAAGTGGCCGCCCGCAACGCCGCACGCCATTTAACTGCGCCCGCCAAGGGCATCGATTTCCTGCTCAGCAACTGGTACGACGCCTTAGGCGAGCGCTGCTTCGACATCATCGTTTCCAACCCGCCGTATATCGCCGCCGACGACCATCACCTGCAACAGGGCGATTTGCGATTCGAGCCGCTCACCGCGCTGACCGATCACGGCGACGGCTTGTCTGCCTTGCGCATCCTCATCGACGGCGCGCCAGCACATCTGGCCGCTCATGGCTGGCTGCTGCTGGAACATGGCTACGACCAGTCGGCTGCTGTGCGCGCCTTGCTCAGCGACGCCGCCTGGACCGAAGTGCAAAGCTGGTGCGATCTGGCCGGTATCGAACGCGTCACTGGTGGCCGACGGCCGACGTAAACATTTCTTCTTTTGACTCTCATCATGACGACGATTGCCAACATGCAACACCTCCTCGAATTCATGATGCAAAGCATCGTGCTGGAACAGCAAAGCGACATCGACGCTGCGCTGGCCTGCATGGACCGGGCGCTGATTCTCGACCCCGTATTTCTGCCGGCGCTCATGCGCCGCGGCACGCTGCTGCAAAACGCGCAGCGCCACGAAGAAGCCATCGATTGCTTTGATCTGGCCATGCGCTACAGCCCGCAACTGGAGCAAGCCCGGCAGCTGCGCGACGCCGCCCTCGATCTCGCGCTGGCGCACGCCGAACAACAACTTGCCGATACCCCCGACAGCATGGATGCCCGCGCCCATCGCGCCGCCATCCTGACAAGAATGGAACGCCACGCCGCTGCGCTGGCCGATTACGACGCCGTGCTGGCCGCGCTGCCGGAGAACGCCGAAGCACGCAACCGGCGCGCCAATCTGCTGCTGGCAATGGATCAACCTGAACGCGCCCTGGCCGAATACGACGCCGTTCTCGCCGCGCTGCCGGATCAGGTGGCAGTCATGTTCAACCGCGCCAATACCCTGCAAAAAATGCAAAGGCTGGACGAAGCAGTGGCCGCTTATCAGCAAGTGCTGGCCTTGCGTCCGCATTTTGCCGAAGCCAAACTGGAACAGGCACAGTGCCTGCTGCTCGCCGGCGATTACGCGCGTGGCTGGCAGCAGCACGAAGCCCGCTGGCAGACGGCACAACTGGAAGCGCACCACTTGCCGAGCAAAGCGCCGCAGTGGCTGGGCGACTACCCGCTCGCCGGCCAGCGTCTGCTGCTGTGGGCAGAACAAGGTCTCGGCGATACCCTGCAGTTCGTACGCTATGTCGCTCTGGCGGCGCAATTGGCGCAGCAAGCCAATCCGCCCGGGCAGGTGCTGCTGCGCGTGCCTGCGCCGCTGCTGACCTTGCTGCAACCGTTGCAGGCTGAATACGGGATCGTGGTCAGCGCCAATGCGGCCGTGCTGCCGGAACACGATCTGCATTGCTCGCTGATGAGCCTGCCCTTGGCGCTGGCCGACACGCAAAATACCATCCCTGCATCCTCCGCTTACCTGCACGCCGATACGATGCTGAGCGCCGCGTGGCGCGAGCGTTTGCCAATAGAAAATAGCAATAGTTTGCGCATCGGCCTGGCATGGGCCGGGAGGCAATACGGCCCGGTTAACCGCAGCCGCGATCTGCCGCTGGAGCGCTGGAACGCCATCGTGCCAGCGGCAATGCAAGCAATGACTGGCTCGGGGAATTCTTCGCTTCCGATTTTTTACAGCCTGCAAAAAGACATTCCGGCCAGCGAATTGGCATTAGCCGAAACCATGCCCGACTTTGCCTTACTGGGATCAGATTTACAGGATTTTGCAGATACCGCCGCACTGATCGACAACCTCGATCTGGTCATCAGCGTCGATACTGCCGTGGCGCATCTGGCGGCCGCGCTTGGCAAACCCGTATGGCTGCTGCTGCGTCATTCCAGCGAATGGCGCTGGCTGCTGGAACGCAATGATTCGCCGTGGTATCCGTCGATGCGCATTTTCCGGCAAGCGACGCCGGGCGACTGGGATAGTGTGTTGCGGGAAGTGGCGCGGGAGCTCTACACACTGCGCCGATAACGGCATCTCGCCACTGGACATTTTGACAAAAAAAACCGCGGCCCTTTTTTGAGGACAGCGGTTTTTTACATGACAGCAATTACTTTATGCCGCGTGCGAGATGCCATCGTCCGGCTGTGCCGCTGCCGGATTATCAAACCCCGCCAGCAAACGGGCCTGCTTTTCCAGAGCGGCTTCCAGATGGCGTTCCTTGACATGGCCGTAACCACGAATACCTTCCGGGATGCTGGCAATCTCCACTGCCTGCACCAGATTGAAGGCCGTCAGGCGCGGCAATAGTGCCGAGATTGTTTCACGGTACGCGTCGATCAGCGCCCGCTCCTGCTTGCGTTCCCGCGTATGGCCAAACGGATCGAACACACTGCCGCGTAAAAAGCGCAAGCGTGCCAACACGCGAAATGCCTGCATGGCCCAGGAACCGAATTCCTTCTTGATCAGATGGCCGTTGGCGTCATGCCGGGAAAACAGCGGTGGCGCGAGGTGGAAACGCAGTTTGTAATTGCCTTCAAACATGGCGGCTATCTTGCGCGTGAAAGCACCGTCGGTATAAAGACGCGCCACTTCATATTCATCTTTATAAGCCATCAGTTTGAAGAGGTAGGTGGCAACCGCCGTACTCAGCCTTGGCGGACGAATACCCGGCAAGACCGCTTCCGCTGCTTCTACGCTGGCAACAAAGCTGCGATATTGTTCGGCGTAAGCGGCGTTCTGATAAGCGCTGAGGAAGGCAACGCGGGTAGCGATTTGCTGCGCCAGCGGCGGCGTCCGTTTGAAGGCAATCACTTGTGCGCGGGCGCCATTGCGTTGCGCCAGTTGCGCCACGGAAGCGGGATCGTGCGCGGCGCTGCGGCCCCAGGCGAATGCCAACTGATTGAATTCGACCGACAAGGCATTCAATTCAATCGCTTTCAGAATGGCGCCTTCGGACAAGGGCACCCAGCCCTTTTGAAAGGCATAACCCAGCATGAACATATTGGTGGCAATGGCATCCCCCAATAGCGCACCGGCGATATGACCGGCGTCGATCAGCTCGACCCGTTCCGCACCGCAGGCAGCGCGGATGTCGCGTTCGGCGGCCTGACCGGGGAATTGCCAGTCGGGATTGCGCACGAAGGCGGCCGTCGGCGTGGCGGTGCTGTTGATGACGGCATGTGTGCGGCCTTCGCCCATGCGCGAGAGTGCGTCGCGGGCCGCGGTGACAATCACGTCGCAACCGATCACCAGATCGGCCGCACCAGTACCGACACGGGTGGAATGCAAGGCTTCCGCTTGTTCCGCTATTCGTACGTGGGACAAGACCGGACCGCCTTTTTGCGCCAGACCACTCATATCCAGCACGGAGCAGGCTTTGCCTTCCAGATGCGCGGCCATCGCCAGTATCTGCCCGATGGTGACGACGCCGGTGCCGCCGATGCCGGTCACAATAATGCCGTAAGGCGTATCAAGCGGAGGCAGTAGCGGCTGCGGCAATGCGCCGGGGCCTTCCGCTGTTGCTGCTGCGGCATTAGGCAAGGCAACGCGGGCGGGCTTTTTCAGCTTGCCGCCTTCGACCGTAACGAAGCTCGGGCAAAAACCGGTGACGCAGGAATAGTCCTTGTTGCAGGAGGATTGATTGATCTGGCGCTTGCGGCCGAATTCGGTTTCCAGCGGCTCCACCGACAAGCAGTTGGACTGCACGCTGCAATCGCCGCAGCCTTCGCACACGGCTTCATTGATCACGGCGCGCTTGGCCAGATCGGGATAGGTGCCACGTTTGCGGCGGCGACGTTTTTCCGAAGCGCAAGTCTGGTCGTAAATCATGGCGGAGGCACCGGTGAGGATGCGCAGTTCGCGCTGTACGGCGTCGAGTTCGCTGCGGTGCCGGATGGTCACGCCGGGTGCCCACGGCGTATCGGCAGCATATTTGTCCGGCTCATCGGTGACGACGATGATGGGCGTGACGCCCTCTGCCGCGAGTTGCCGCGAAATCATCGCCGGATCGAGCGGGCCGTCGACCGTCTGGCCGCCGGTCATGGCGACAGCATCGTTGTACAGAATTTTGTAGGTAATGTTGACCTTCGCCGCGACGGAGGCGCGAATCGCCAGCAAGCCGGAATGGAAGTAAGTGCCGTCGCCGAGATTGGCAAAGACATGCGCTTCGCTGGTGAACGGCGACTGGCCAACCCAAGTGACGCCTTCGCCGCCCATGTGGGTGAAGGTGGACGATTCACGGTCCATCCAGGTCACCATATAGTGACAGCCGATACCGGCCAGTCCGCGGCTGCCTTCCGGCAGTTTGGTCGAGGTATTGTGCGGACAGCCGGAACAGAAATGCGGAATCCTGTCCTTGGCGGGATCGGCCTTGGTGACGATGTTGAGCGTGGCTTCCTTCGCTTCCAGATAGGCAATACGGGCCTTGACGCGTTGCTCGATAGGATGACCGGCGAAGTAGCGCGAAATGCGCGCAGCGATAGCGCGAGCGATCTGCGCCGGATTCAGTTCGTAGGTGGCGGGCAGCAGCCAGTGACCGTGGCCTTCGCGGTGCGAACCGCTCCACTCGCCGGTGTCGTCGAACTTGCCGACCACACGCGGACGGGCTCCATCAGGCAGGTTGTAGAGTTCTTCCTTGATCTGGTATTCGAGAATCTGGCGCTTTTCTTCCACCACCAGAATTTCTTCCAGCCCTTCTGCAAAGCGATGCACGCCTTCGGCTTCCAGCGGCCAGGTCATGCCGATTTTGTAGAGCCGGATACCGATGTCGGCGGCGACGGTTTCATCAATACCGAGGTCTTCCAGCGCTTGCCGGGTGTCGAGATAGGACTTGCCGGCGGTCACGATGCCGATGCGCGCACGCGGACTGTCCCAGATTATCTGATTGAGGCCGTTGACGCGGGCGTAGGCGAGGGCGGCGTACCACTTGTACTGATTCATCCGTACTTCTTGTTCCAGCACGCTGTCGGGCAGGCGGATGTTGAGGCCGCTGGCGGGCAGTTCGAAATCGTCAGGCAGCACGATCTTGACGCGGTCGCGGTCGATGTCCACCGACATGCCCGATTCGACGATATCGGTCACGCATTTCATCGCCACCCACAAACCGGTATAGCGACTCATGGCCCAGCCATGCAGGCCGTAGTCGAGGTATTCCTGCACCGAAGAGGGATAAAGCACGGGAATGCCGCAGGCCTTGAGGATGTGTTCGCTCTGATGCGCCGTGGTCGAGGACTTGGCGGCATGGTCGTCGCCGGCCACCACCAGCACGCCGCCATGCTGCGAAGTGCCGACCATGTTGGCGTGTTTGAACACATCGCCGCAGCGATCAACGCCGGGGCCCTTGCCGTACCACAAGGAAAAAACGCCGTCGTATTGCGCACCGGGAAACAGATTGACTTGCTGCGTACCCCAGACGCTGGTGGCAGCAAGATCTTCATTGATGCCGGGGGTGAATTTGACGTGGTGGGCGTCGAGATATTTGCTGGCTTTTTCAGCCGTCATATCGACCGTGCCTAGCGGGGAACCGCGATAGCCAGTGATAAAGCCAGCGGTATTGAGGCCGGCGTGCTGGTCGCGCTTACGCTGCAACATGGTCAGGCGAATCAGTGCCTGAGTGCCGGTCATGAACACCCGGCCAGTTTGGCGTCGGTATTTATCGTCGAGGGTAATATCGTCCAGCAACTGTCGTTGACTGGAAGTCAGGGGTGCGTTCATGCGGTCTCCGTGCCAAAAAGGATGTTTTTGGTAATGCACTGTCGGGAGAGCCTGCGGAAATAGAAACCTGAACAGACTCCCAGTGCGTCGAAACGCTAGCGCCTCGTGAGCGCCGCGTTATCTACAATTTATGCGCCAGACACTATCACAAGCACCGTCTGCTTACTATGCGCGGCGCAATACATGACAGGATGGACAAAGCGGCAAGAGAGGGCCGAAAACACATTGTGTAAGCGCTGTAACAACGCGTAACTGCTTTAGGAAGGTAAGGGAAAAAGGCGCTTAATAGGCACATGCAGGCAGTTGTCACGGACACCACGTCCCCTGTGCGAGAGAACGCGCACAACGGCAATGGCCTCCACCTCTCTCCTCCCCTCTAGTGTTGAATTACATCACTAGCTTTGCGAATCCTGCGCTGCAGGGTTCGCTTTTTTTTGCGCGGAAATAAGGAATTGATAATGCAATCTATGCCGACTGAGCATCGTCAGATGATTGCCGAAGCGGCAGGTTGATTTCCTCTACCAGCAAGCTCGATGCCGCCAGCGGCGGCTGACTCTGCAAGGCCGCGTAGAGCGGAGTGAAATCGGACGCAGTGTCGTTAAATAACTGCTGGAAATCGCGAATCACGAAATAGGTTTCCTGATAGGCATCAATGCGATACAGGGTGCGCATGACGCGCTCGACATCGAAGGCAATGCGGCGCGGTTGCGGACTGTTCAGGCAATGGATAATTTCCCCGCCGGAAGACAGGATGCCGGCACCATAGGCGCGCAATCCCTGAGGACTGTCGATCAGGCCGAATTCGATGGTGTACCAATACAAGCGGGCCAGCATGCCGAGACCATCCAACTTCATCGCCTTCAGACCACCCTTGCCGTATTCCTGCAAATGGTCAGCAAAAATCGGATCGAACAATAAGGGGACATGCCCGAAAAAATCATGGAACACATCCGGCTCGACGATGTAATCGAATTCTTCCGGCTCGCGCAGCCAGACAGTGACCGGAAAACGGCGATGCGCAAGATGCTCAAAAAAAGTCTGATCCGGCACCAACCCCGGCACCGCGACCAGCCGCCAGCCGGTGGTTTTGAACAGCGTGTCGCTAATGCCTTCGAACTGCGGAATGCCCTGACTGACATCCAGACGGCCTAAGCTTTCCAGAAACACATCGCAGGCGCGTCCCGGAATCAGTTTGGCCTGACGTTCGTAAAGACGCCGCCACAGCGCGTGCTGTTCGGGCGTGTAAGCAGCCCAGTCCTGCGCGACTACGTAATCTTTGTCGGCCAGTCGATAATCTCCGCGCAGGCTGCCGCTGTCGGATTTGGCGGCGACACTGTCGAAAAAATCTTCAGTTGAAACGGAGTTATTTGAAACAGAATTAGTCATGAGAACCTATGAGCGCCTGAAAAAAAATAACGGGAATGCTTGCAGGTGCTTAACTTGCCGCTCGCTATTTGCGTCGGCCGG harbors:
- a CDS encoding disulfide bond formation protein B — protein: MKPRTTMKPALLLTALLCILCLCAALYLQIVEEMAPCPLCIIQRYIYALIAILCLLGAFLPTGVARVAGNLAGLLALGGVGAAGWHIWVKAHPGTTCGVDPLETPLNQLPTAKLFPALFQVDGLCTTDYGTTLGLSVPQWSLLGFVLVSIVLLVALARQR
- a CDS encoding tetratricopeptide repeat protein → MQHLLEFMMQSIVLEQQSDIDAALACMDRALILDPVFLPALMRRGTLLQNAQRHEEAIDCFDLAMRYSPQLEQARQLRDAALDLALAHAEQQLADTPDSMDARAHRAAILTRMERHAAALADYDAVLAALPENAEARNRRANLLLAMDQPERALAEYDAVLAALPDQVAVMFNRANTLQKMQRLDEAVAAYQQVLALRPHFAEAKLEQAQCLLLAGDYARGWQQHEARWQTAQLEAHHLPSKAPQWLGDYPLAGQRLLLWAEQGLGDTLQFVRYVALAAQLAQQANPPGQVLLRVPAPLLTLLQPLQAEYGIVVSANAAVLPEHDLHCSLMSLPLALADTQNTIPASSAYLHADTMLSAAWRERLPIENSNSLRIGLAWAGRQYGPVNRSRDLPLERWNAIVPAAMQAMTGSGNSSLPIFYSLQKDIPASELALAETMPDFALLGSDLQDFADTAALIDNLDLVISVDTAVAHLAAALGKPVWLLLRHSSEWRWLLERNDSPWYPSMRIFRQATPGDWDSVLREVARELYTLRR
- a CDS encoding indolepyruvate ferredoxin oxidoreductase family protein gives rise to the protein MNAPLTSSQRQLLDDITLDDKYRRQTGRVFMTGTQALIRLTMLQRKRDQHAGLNTAGFITGYRGSPLGTVDMTAEKASKYLDAHHVKFTPGINEDLAATSVWGTQQVNLFPGAQYDGVFSLWYGKGPGVDRCGDVFKHANMVGTSQHGGVLVVAGDDHAAKSSTTAHQSEHILKACGIPVLYPSSVQEYLDYGLHGWAMSRYTGLWVAMKCVTDIVESGMSVDIDRDRVKIVLPDDFELPASGLNIRLPDSVLEQEVRMNQYKWYAALAYARVNGLNQIIWDSPRARIGIVTAGKSYLDTRQALEDLGIDETVAADIGIRLYKIGMTWPLEAEGVHRFAEGLEEILVVEEKRQILEYQIKEELYNLPDGARPRVVGKFDDTGEWSGSHREGHGHWLLPATYELNPAQIARAIAARISRYFAGHPIEQRVKARIAYLEAKEATLNIVTKADPAKDRIPHFCSGCPHNTSTKLPEGSRGLAGIGCHYMVTWMDRESSTFTHMGGEGVTWVGQSPFTSEAHVFANLGDGTYFHSGLLAIRASVAAKVNITYKILYNDAVAMTGGQTVDGPLDPAMISRQLAAEGVTPIIVVTDEPDKYAADTPWAPGVTIRHRSELDAVQRELRILTGASAMIYDQTCASEKRRRRKRGTYPDLAKRAVINEAVCEGCGDCSVQSNCLSVEPLETEFGRKRQINQSSCNKDYSCVTGFCPSFVTVEGGKLKKPARVALPNAAAATAEGPGALPQPLLPPLDTPYGIIVTGIGGTGVVTIGQILAMAAHLEGKACSVLDMSGLAQKGGPVLSHVRIAEQAEALHSTRVGTGAADLVIGCDVIVTAARDALSRMGEGRTHAVINSTATPTAAFVRNPDWQFPGQAAERDIRAACGAERVELIDAGHIAGALLGDAIATNMFMLGYAFQKGWVPLSEGAILKAIELNALSVEFNQLAFAWGRSAAHDPASVAQLAQRNGARAQVIAFKRTPPLAQQIATRVAFLSAYQNAAYAEQYRSFVASVEAAEAVLPGIRPPRLSTAVATYLFKLMAYKDEYEVARLYTDGAFTRKIAAMFEGNYKLRFHLAPPLFSRHDANGHLIKKEFGSWAMQAFRVLARLRFLRGSVFDPFGHTRERKQERALIDAYRETISALLPRLTAFNLVQAVEIASIPEGIRGYGHVKERHLEAALEKQARLLAGFDNPAAAQPDDGISHAA
- the prmC gene encoding peptide chain release factor N(5)-glutamine methyltransferase is translated as MADESLPDNLNNARANTPINSGEQSLTALLQAVPLIPLEKRILASHVLGWTRIQLITRSEELIAAADAEQLSALFQRRLAGEPIAYLVGQREFYGLDFEVTPAVLIPRPDTELLVELALTHLPPAGKLLDMGTGSGAIAVAIAHTRPDAQISALDASATALEVAARNAARHLTAPAKGIDFLLSNWYDALGERCFDIIVSNPPYIAADDHHLQQGDLRFEPLTALTDHGDGLSALRILIDGAPAHLAAHGWLLLEHGYDQSAAVRALLSDAAWTEVQSWCDLAGIERVTGGRRPT
- the phhA gene encoding phenylalanine 4-monooxygenase; the encoded protein is MTNSVSNNSVSTEDFFDSVAAKSDSGSLRGDYRLADKDYVVAQDWAAYTPEQHALWRRLYERQAKLIPGRACDVFLESLGRLDVSQGIPQFEGISDTLFKTTGWRLVAVPGLVPDQTFFEHLAHRRFPVTVWLREPEEFDYIVEPDVFHDFFGHVPLLFDPIFADHLQEYGKGGLKAMKLDGLGMLARLYWYTIEFGLIDSPQGLRAYGAGILSSGGEIIHCLNSPQPRRIAFDVERVMRTLYRIDAYQETYFVIRDFQQLFNDTASDFTPLYAALQSQPPLAASSLLVEEINLPLRQSSDDAQSA